A single window of Nicotiana sylvestris chromosome 5, ASM39365v2, whole genome shotgun sequence DNA harbors:
- the LOC138868670 gene encoding uncharacterized protein, with translation MSMFDTLAQARLIPLSPATSQSGEGAQNPAARTPEQHVQVDQILEAILVPPVAPIQPEGRATVFEEEERRLERYKKYHPPTFSGLALEDDQGFMEEFHHILRTMGIAESSGVSFTSFQLRGATYQWRRAYELDSPAKAYSLTWTQFSDIFLREYVPQSLRDAWRAKFEQLRQGVMTVSEYAVHLSDLATHAPTLVFIVRERVYRFIKGIHLSIRTSMARKLEIDISYQQIVSIARRVEGTLARERERRESKWSREFGHYSGARALTAVRHGRGYVSHPVHSALPAASGVPAPSRPYEPYYAPLVSSVPPAWGAFSGQSSRPGPSQLCPHKACFEYGDTRHMVRDFPRLRRGAPP, from the coding sequence atgagcatgttcGATACTCTAGCTCAGGCAAGGTTGATTCCCCTTTCTCCTGCCACATCTCAATCTGGGGAAGGAGCACAGAATCCCGCCGCCCGCACCCCAGAGCAACATGTTCAGGTTGATCAAATTCTAGAGGCTATACTGGTGCCACCTGTAGCCCCAATTCAGCCCGAAGGTAGAGCAACAGTTTTTGAGGAGGAGGAGCGtaggctcgagaggtacaagaaataccaccctcctactttcagtggccTAGCGTTAGAAGATGATCAAGGATTTATGGAGGAGTTCCAccatatcctccgcactatgggcatagcagagtcgagtggggtttctttcacatCGTTTCAGCTTAGAGGAGCAACCTATCAGTGGAGGCGTGcttatgagttggacagtccgGCTAAGGCATATTCACTTACATGGACTCAGTTCTCGGACATatttttgagagagtatgtcccacagagcctcagggatgcatggcgcgccaagtttgagcagttgcgccagGGTGTTATGACTGTATCAGAGTATGCAGTTcatttaagtgatttggctaCACATGCACCGACCTTGGTTTTTATAGTTCGAGAGAGGGTCTATCGGTTTATTAAGGGAATCCATCTTAGCATCAGGACTAGCATGGCCCGGAAGTTAGAGATAGATATCTCGTATCAGCAGATTGTGAGTATTGCTAGAAGGGTGGAGGGCACGCTTGCTcgggagagagagaggagagagtcCAAGTGGTCTCGAGAGTttggccattattctggtgctcgtgcccTAACTGCAGTTCGACATGGTAGAGGCTATGTGAGTCACCCCGTTCATTCTGCTCTTCCAGCCGCCAGTGGTGTTCCTGCCCCTTCTAGGCCCtatgagccttattatgcacctctagtatctagtgtgcctcctgcatGGGGTGCTTTTAGCGGTCAGTCCAGCAGGCCTGGCCCGAGCCAGCTATGTCCTcataaagcttgttttgagtatggcgacactcgccatatggtgagggattttcccagacttaggaggggtgcacctccatag
- the LOC104243745 gene encoding uncharacterized protein — translation MEGGAAAEKQNEATASYTYWVREATRDAAPLPLPKKLTSQDLNNQANNPQTHLGSAWNRAGTWEEKNLNKWANDRIKELLVSVGSLEYSGGRAEVAEVTRCSGDAFLVTVRNKKRVGYTYELTVKVKGEWLVGAEKKVVKGHIDILEFSFGELDDLQIEVKLSEDKDLEQQDKQRIKQDMKQFLRPLREKLLQFEQELKEL, via the exons ATGGAGGGAGGTGCAGCAGCAGAGAAACAGAATGAAGCTACAGCGTCTTATACTTATTGGGTGAGGGAGGCGACACGAGATGCTGCACCTTTACCTCTTCCTAAGAAGCTCACTTCTCAGGACCTCAACAATCAAGCCAATAACCCACAAACCCACCTTGGGTCCGCCTGGAATCGG GCTGGAACATGGGAGGAGAAAAATCTAAATAAATGGGCAAATGATAGAATCAAG GAGCTGCTAGTATCTGTGGGATCACTGGAGTATTCTGGGGGTAGAGCAGAAGTAGCCGAAGTAACACGATGTTCTGGTGAT GCATTCTTGGTGACTGTACGAAATAAAAAGCGTGTTGGCTACACATACGAGCTGACAGTCAAAGTCAAGG GGGAATGGCTTGTCGGAGCTGAGAAGAAGGTGGTCAAAGGCCATATAGATATACTGGAGTTCTCATTTGGTGAGCTAGATGATCTGCAG ATTGAAGTGAAGCTTAGTGAAGACAAGGATCTTGAACAACAAGACAAGCAGCGGATAAAACAGGATATGAAACAATTTCTGAGACCTCTTCGGGAAAAATTGCTTCAGTTTGAGCAGGAACTGAAAGAGTTGTAG